CAACTTCTAAGAATTTGGTTGCATCTTCAACGCGGTCACGGTTGATTTCAGAAGCTTTAAGCGTTGCTTCGATGTCATCAGCTAATTTAACTGTAGCACCTTTAGCATCAACAGCAGTTACAGTACCTTTAACTAAAGCACCGCGCTCGTTCGCAGCTAAGAAATCATTGAATGGATCGCTGTTTAATTGCTTGATACCAAGGCTGATACGGTTACCTTCAGCGTCTACAGATAAGATAACTGCTTCAACTGTGTCACCTTTCTTGTAACGACGGATAGCTTCTTCGCCTTGTTCGTTCCAAGAAATGTCAGATAAATGTACTAAACCGTCGATACCACCAGATAAACCGATGAAGATACCGAAGTCAGTGATTGACTTGATCGTACCAGAAACTTTTTCGCCTTTTTCATTTGCTTTAGCAAACTCTTCCCATGGGTTAGCACGAGTTTGTTTGATACCCAATGAAATACGACGACGTTCTTCATCAACTTCAAGGACCATAACATCAACTTCGTCACCGATCTGAACAACTTTAGATGGGTGGATGTTTTTGTTTGTGTGGTCCATTTCTGAAACGTGTACTAAGCCTTCAACGCCTTCAGCGATTTCAGCGAAGCAACCGTAGTCAGTTAAGTTAGTTACACGTGCTTTAACGATAGAACCTTTAGGGTAACGGCTCATGATCGCTAACCATGGATCTTCGCCTAATTGCTTAAGACCTAAAGATACGCGGTTACGCTCGCGGTCAAACTTAAGTACTTTAACTGTAACTTCTTGACCAACTTCAACAACTTCTGAAGGGTGCTTGATACGCTTCCAAGCCATATCTGTGATATGTAGAAGACCATCAATACCGCCAAGATCAACGAACGCGCCGTAATCAGTAAGGTTCTTGATTGTACCTGTAACTGTTTGACCTTCTTCAAGTTGAGCAAGTAATGCTTCACGGTCAGCTGAAGATTCAGCTTCCATAACTGCACGACGAGATACAACAACGTTGTTACGTTTAGCATCAAGTTTGATTACTTTGAACTCTAACTCTTTACCTTCAAGGTGAGTTGTGTCACGGATAGGACGAGTGTCAACTAAAGAACCCGGTAAGAATGCACGTACAGGACCGATGTCAACAGTGAAACCGCCTTTAACCTTACCAGAGATAACACCAGTAACGATTTCGCCATCTTCAAAGATTTTCTCAAGTTTAGTCCAAGTTTCAGCACGCTTCGCTTTTTCACGTGATAAAACTGTTTGACCCATACCGTTGTCAAGCGCTTCAACAACTACGTCAACAGTATCGCCAACTTGAACTTCAAGTTCACGTTGTTCATTTAAAAATTCAGCACGGTCAACAACGCCTTCAGATTTAAGGCCAGTGTCAACAGTAACCCAGTCAGAATCGATACTAACAACAGTACCTTGGATGACTGCACCCTTTTCAACGTTGAGGTTTAATTCACTTTCTTCAAAGAGGGCTGCAAAAGATTCGGTCATGATATACCTGATAAAGTCCGCGGTCTTGGATCAGACAAGGCCGGTTTAGTTAAGTTGTTACATTGTCCAAAAAATCTGATCAAGCAATGCTTCAACTGAAAATAAAAAGGTTTATCTACTGAATACGACTATCGATATAATTCACCATGAGCTGAAACACTTCATTGATACCTATTGTAGAACTATCAATGATATACGCATCTTCAGCCGGCTTGAGCGGAGCAACCGAACGCTCCATATCTCTTTTATCTCTAGCCTGTATGTTAGATAAAATGTCGCTTATTTTAGCATCAAGACCCATACCCTGCAACTGTTTTACACGTCGCTCTGCGCGAGATTCAGCCGATGCGGTTAAGTAAATCTTGGCTTGGGCTTCTGGAAAAATCGATGTTGCCATATCTCGCCCATCAGCTACCAAACCTGGCGCCTGAATAAAAGCACGTTGACGTTCAAATAATGCTTTTCTTAATTCGGGTACAGTGGCAACTTTAGAAGCATACTCACCGACTTGTTCAGTTCGAATGGTATGGGTGACGTCTACACCCTCAAGAAAAATCAATGTCGCTGTTTCAGTCGTTTTGAATTCGATATCCAAGTGTGTTGCAAACTCAACACATTGATCTAAGTTCGAGTCAATTTGATCAAGCAAACCACGTTGAAAGAGTGACAATCCAAGTAAACGATATAACGCCCCAGAATCTAATAAATTAAATTGATAATGTGCTGCAATTTTGGCGGCTAATGTACCCTTACCTGAACCACTAGGGCCATCGATCGTAATAATATGAATTGTCATTCCCATCTCTTATGAAGCAACTGATTTGGCTAATTTTGAAAAGCCTAGTGTAATCGCTGCTTTGAGTTGTGCAAGAACTAATTTACTAACTAAAGGGGCTTTTGCAGTAAATTCAATCTTATAGGTGACCAAAGTAATATAAGGAGTAATTTCTTTAAAATCAATTTGCCCTAAATGATGCCTCACCAATGGATTGTTAATCAGTTTATATTCGATCCGCTTATTTTCTTCCAACAAGGTAATTTCTTCTTGTAACGGCTTAATTGGGCCAAAGCCCATACGGCGAATCGAACCAATGCCATCAGGACGTTTTGGGTCAGCCGAGTCCTTTACACGAACCACTTGCAAAGGTGCGAAAGCCTTGTTGTAAGTGGCATGTTTTGACAACAAGTCAAAAACTTCGGAGATCGGTGCATTGAATTCTTTTTTTACAGTAATTGCATTACGCATAACATTGCCTTTTTTGATGACCCAAAATCATTGGAGGCTTAGTTTGCCATAACCGTAAAGACATTTTTTAATCATTTAAGGACGTTTTTGATGAACGGATTTTCTTCTTTTCGCCCCGTCTCTGTTTAAAAAAATCACTCAACTGTTGTGAACATTGTGCTTGTAAGCAACCTTGCTCAAAGACAAATTTATGATTGTAATAACCACTATCAAGTAGCTGTCTGGCACTGATTAAAGAACCTGCTTTCGGTTCGGTTGTAGCAAAGACTACACGCTGAACACGTGCATGCACTAAAGCGCCTACACACATGGTACAAGGCTCAAGGGTGACATAGAGAGTGGTATCTTCAGGCAAACGATAGTTATTTAATGACTGGCACGCAACCCGTAAGGCTTGTATCTCAGCATGTGCAGTTGGATCGGAAAGTTTAATCGGTGCATTATATCCAGCACCAATTATCTGCCCATTACTCACCAGAATTGCCCCTACAGGGATTTCACCTTGGGCTGCAGCCAATGCAGCCTGCTCATAGGCAAGCTGCATCCAATATTCATCATTACGATTTTCAGAATTCATACGGCTCAGGCAATAACACCATATTGCTTTAACAACGCATTCCAGCTTTGGATATTGGTCACAGGAGGACAATCCCCCAAGATACCTTTCAAGCTGAGCTGCTCAGTTGCCTGCCATTCTGGAGATAAGTCTTTATCCACTAAACGCGCACGCACACCCTCGACAAAATCTGGATGACGAATCTTCCAATCAGAGATTTGAGCTTCTAGTGCAAAAACCTCATCCCAAGCATGGCCTTGCTTGCCCCATTGCCACAACAACCAAGTAATTGCCGCTGTGCTTGGTGAACCTTTCTGTAAATTTTCACTGGCTTGACGCAACCAATCGCTACTTGCATCGCTCAAACCAATAATTGATTGGTAGTCATATTCAAAGCTTTGTCCACGACATACGCTATGAATCACATCGATTGAATTTTGTAATGGGCCAGAAGCGACTGGGCGATGCAAACTATTTAAAGTGTCATCAATCGCTCTGAATGCACCCGCTGGGTAATGATTCCAGTCTACATTTAAAACTTTCTGCAAGACATTATCACGTTGCGCTTCACAGATATGGGTCGCCCAACCAATACTGAACGCCCCTGCGGCAGTCATAATTGAACCTGTTAATCCTGTAAACAAGCCAATTTGACCACGATCAGCCAAGAAACGGCTCGCACCAACATCTGGATACAGACCAATATTGATTTCTGGCATAGCCAAGCGTGAATAAGGCGTGACTAAGCGGAATGGTGCAGCCATAAACAGACCAAGTCCACCACCCATCACATAACCTTCGCCCCAAACCACAATCGGTTTAGCATAATTATGTAACAATAAATCAAGCGCATATTCTTGCTGAAAGAATTGATTAGCCGCATCAACTTCCTGATTAATCACCAGCTGGCGTAATTTACGCACATCACCACCCGCACAAAATGCTTTAGGTGTGGTTGAATCAAACCAGATTGCTTTCACTGTCTCATCGACATGAAAATCTTCAAAAACCTGAAGCAATGCACTAACGATGGATTCATCCAAAGCGTGCAAAGATTTAGGGCGATTAAGACGAATGATTCGCCAACCATTTTTTGCGTGTTCAATAACTAAATCTGGATGATAGCTATTTAAATCAGGAGAAGTCATTATGCGTCCAATTGCCAGTCTATAGGCTCAATGCCATGTTGTTTCAAATATTGATTGGTTTTAGAAAATACTTTACAGCCAAAAAAGCCACCACGATTCGCAGCAAGTGGTGATGGATGCGCTGCCGTTAGCACCAGGTGTTTATTACGATCAATACGTTGACCTTTACGTTGCGCATAAGCGCCCCATAAAATAAACACGATATGTTCACGTTGTTCATTTAATACGTCAATAACAGTATCGGTAAAGTCTTCCCATCCTTGTTTCTGATGTGAAGTCGGCTGTCCTGCTTCTACCGTAAGTACGCTGTTGAGTAACAGCACGCCTTGTGCTGCCCATTGACTCAAATCACCATGTCGTGAAATCGGTACAGCCAAATCCGTATGTAATTCGTGAAAAATATTACGTAAAGATGGCGGTAATGCAATCCCTCTTTGCACGGAGAAACTGAGACCATTGGCCTGATTTGGGCCATGATATGGATCTTGGCCTAAAATCACGACTTTAACATCAGCAAGTGGTGTGGTATTCAGTGCATTAAAAATCTGTTTACTCGGTGGATAAATGGTTTTTTCCGCCAACTTTTGTTGTTGCAAAAAATCACGCAAGTTATCCATTTTCTGACTAAGCAAAAACTCTGATAATGAGATTTTCCAAGACTCGTCCAACTGAACTTTACTTAATTTGTCCTGCTGCTGTTCAGTAAATTGCATCCACATTCCTTGAAATAAATTCACTCAAATACGTGCAAAAGCACTCAAATATTAACTTGTAATTCTACATTTGGATTTTGGAACTTCATTCCTTTTTTCAGATTTTCATACATCTGAACGTCACTCCATTCAGCCTGTACCTGCTCTGAAAACACAATTTGATCCAGACTTAATGCGCCCATTTGTGCATTATCAATATCTTCCTGAAAGCTCTGAGCGTAACCTGTATCTGTTTCATGCACAATAACAGAATAAACTTCAACATCACCCTCGCCGTTTTGAGTCGTGGTTGAGTTCATTACCTGCTGAGCAAGATAAAAGAAAATACGGGAAAACTGTTCAGCTGATGGTGAAACAGGTAAAGCAATCCAGCGCGCACTAAATGTTTTACATGCCTCAATATAAGCAGGATCATCTTTCTGCCAAAAACAGATTGCATGGTCAAAACTATCATACAACTCTTTAATAACGCCTTTTAACAGACCGAAGTCATAGACCATTTGCCCATGATCTAACTTTGACGCTTTTAATAATAATTCAACTTTATAGCTATGCCCATGGATCGAACGCTTACAACGGTCCGATGTACAGTTACGTACAATATGAGCATTTTCAAACTTAAATAATTTACGAATTAACATGCACCAAGCTAATCTTTTATCTGCAAACGAATTTTATTATAAAGCAAAAAAACGTGCATTGGGATTGATTTTAAATCTTGTCACCATTTGATAAATCAATCTTTAAAATCACTCAAATGGGGCAAGACTTCTTGAATAAACAGATACTTGCTTGTCTTTACGCACCAAAGAACTGCTAAATTGGCGTTTCCGTTCGCTTAAAACAACCTCAATTTGTGCGGTAAAATAATTGGACTTGCTATCCAGTAAAGCTGCCGCATCATTTTTGCTTTGCTCTTCTATTCCAGAAAAAGCACTTAACTTCCATAAATCTTCCGCATTATTGAAATAAGTGAGCTCTGTTTGCTTATGCTTTAGCTCTTGCTCGACTGTTTTGACATCCACTTTAGAATCGATACTGGCAAGTAATAATGCAGGTGCTGTGTTGATATTTACTTTAGTTTGTTCAGGTAAAGCCGTGACATAAGGTTTAATCAAGTCATAGTTTTTACCTTCAAAACCTCTCACCAGTTTAAGTTCCTCAACACTATGGAATTTTGTATTGGGTGCTAAATACGCAGGGTCTAAACCTTGGTAATAGCTACTCTCAGCACCCATTGCACCTGTTACTTCATCATTACTATCTTGCCAGTCAATGACTGCCTGACTCAACTCCGCAGGCAAACCTACCCGCTGTAACAATTTTTCAAACCAGCGCCGTGCCGAATCATCAACTTGATTACCGTCTGCTTTGACCAGATTATTGAGGTTAAATTTCCCAGACTCATCAATCAAGCGTCCTGACACTAAGCCATCCTCAACAGGAAATGGCGGCATCGGCTTGGCCCAGTTTTCCTGCAGATGATCGATCGTACCGCCATTATCACTGTCTTGAATCAACAGTTCGGAGAAAAATGCCTCCGCACTTTTCGCATAGAGCAGCGATTGATTTTGACGCATCAAGTAGCCTGTATTTTCAGAGCTATTGGTTTGTCTCTTGGCAATCGTCGCCGCTAAAATCGTTGCCAAAGCCACCATAACCAATATCGTGAGTAATGCGATACCACGCTGAGAGGAAGAGATTTTCATTGATTTCCTGCCCCCTGATTCGGAGTTAACAGGCTATATACCCATTCATAATCTGTCCCTGCAACAGTCAATTGTATTTTTAACCCTAAAGGTAGTTTTTTCAGTTCAGCGATATTGTTGGGATCACTGATATTTTCAGGCCATTGCGTCAGTTCCTGCGGATTCAGAACCTTCACTTTAAATTGTTCCACATTATCCAACAGCGTACTTGAAATCGGCTGTACGCGATTTGGAATATTTAGATTCGAATACTTTAATCGATACACTTTCTTTTGTGTTGAATCATAGCGATACTCAATGCGCTCGTAAGGTGAAAGTCCTTGTTTCAACGGATCTGAAACCCCAGCCTTGCTAAATGCAAAATGTTGATCATTCAAAACAATGGCCGCTTGCAATTGTCGCCCGTCATTTGCCGTCACAGGGATAATCTGCAAACTATCTCTT
This genomic stretch from Acinetobacter sp. C32I harbors:
- the rpsA gene encoding 30S ribosomal protein S1, with the protein product MTESFAALFEESELNLNVEKGAVIQGTVVSIDSDWVTVDTGLKSEGVVDRAEFLNEQRELEVQVGDTVDVVVEALDNGMGQTVLSREKAKRAETWTKLEKIFEDGEIVTGVISGKVKGGFTVDIGPVRAFLPGSLVDTRPIRDTTHLEGKELEFKVIKLDAKRNNVVVSRRAVMEAESSADREALLAQLEEGQTVTGTIKNLTDYGAFVDLGGIDGLLHITDMAWKRIKHPSEVVEVGQEVTVKVLKFDRERNRVSLGLKQLGEDPWLAIMSRYPKGSIVKARVTNLTDYGCFAEIAEGVEGLVHVSEMDHTNKNIHPSKVVQIGDEVDVMVLEVDEERRRISLGIKQTRANPWEEFAKANEKGEKVSGTIKSITDFGIFIGLSGGIDGLVHLSDISWNEQGEEAIRRYKKGDTVEAVILSVDAEGNRISLGIKQLNSDPFNDFLAANERGALVKGTVTAVDAKGATVKLADDIEATLKASEINRDRVEDATKFLEVGQEVEAKIINVDRKSRSINLSIKAKDEAEEKEAVNNARQAAATQAAENNNGPKTIGDLIKAQMK
- the cmk gene encoding (d)CMP kinase: MTIHIITIDGPSGSGKGTLAAKIAAHYQFNLLDSGALYRLLGLSLFQRGLLDQIDSNLDQCVEFATHLDIEFKTTETATLIFLEGVDVTHTIRTEQVGEYASKVATVPELRKALFERQRAFIQAPGLVADGRDMATSIFPEAQAKIYLTASAESRAERRVKQLQGMGLDAKISDILSNIQARDKRDMERSVAPLKPAEDAYIIDSSTIGINEVFQLMVNYIDSRIQ
- a CDS encoding SRPBCC family protein, whose amino-acid sequence is MRNAITVKKEFNAPISEVFDLLSKHATYNKAFAPLQVVRVKDSADPKRPDGIGSIRRMGFGPIKPLQEEITLLEENKRIEYKLINNPLVRHHLGQIDFKEITPYITLVTYKIEFTAKAPLVSKLVLAQLKAAITLGFSKLAKSVAS
- the tadA gene encoding tRNA adenosine(34) deaminase TadA, with the translated sequence MNSENRNDEYWMQLAYEQAALAAAQGEIPVGAILVSNGQIIGAGYNAPIKLSDPTAHAEIQALRVACQSLNNYRLPEDTTLYVTLEPCTMCVGALVHARVQRVVFATTEPKAGSLISARQLLDSGYYNHKFVFEQGCLQAQCSQQLSDFFKQRRGEKKKIRSSKTSLND
- a CDS encoding enoyl-CoA hydratase/isomerase family protein: MMTSPDLNSYHPDLVIEHAKNGWRIIRLNRPKSLHALDESIVSALLQVFEDFHVDETVKAIWFDSTTPKAFCAGGDVRKLRQLVINQEVDAANQFFQQEYALDLLLHNYAKPIVVWGEGYVMGGGLGLFMAAPFRLVTPYSRLAMPEINIGLYPDVGASRFLADRGQIGLFTGLTGSIMTAAGAFSIGWATHICEAQRDNVLQKVLNVDWNHYPAGAFRAIDDTLNSLHRPVASGPLQNSIDVIHSVCRGQSFEYDYQSIIGLSDASSDWLRQASENLQKGSPSTAAITWLLWQWGKQGHAWDEVFALEAQISDWKIRHPDFVEGVRARLVDKDLSPEWQATEQLSLKGILGDCPPVTNIQSWNALLKQYGVIA
- the ung gene encoding uracil-DNA glycosylase; protein product: MQFTEQQQDKLSKVQLDESWKISLSEFLLSQKMDNLRDFLQQQKLAEKTIYPPSKQIFNALNTTPLADVKVVILGQDPYHGPNQANGLSFSVQRGIALPPSLRNIFHELHTDLAVPISRHGDLSQWAAQGVLLLNSVLTVEAGQPTSHQKQGWEDFTDTVIDVLNEQREHIVFILWGAYAQRKGQRIDRNKHLVLTAAHPSPLAANRGGFFGCKVFSKTNQYLKQHGIEPIDWQLDA
- a CDS encoding 6-carboxytetrahydropterin synthase, which gives rise to MLIRKLFKFENAHIVRNCTSDRCKRSIHGHSYKVELLLKASKLDHGQMVYDFGLLKGVIKELYDSFDHAICFWQKDDPAYIEACKTFSARWIALPVSPSAEQFSRIFFYLAQQVMNSTTTQNGEGDVEVYSVIVHETDTGYAQSFQEDIDNAQMGALSLDQIVFSEQVQAEWSDVQMYENLKKGMKFQNPNVELQVNI
- the gspK gene encoding type II secretion system minor pseudopilin GspK, encoding MKISSSQRGIALLTILVMVALATILAATIAKRQTNSSENTGYLMRQNQSLLYAKSAEAFFSELLIQDSDNGGTIDHLQENWAKPMPPFPVEDGLVSGRLIDESGKFNLNNLVKADGNQVDDSARRWFEKLLQRVGLPAELSQAVIDWQDSNDEVTGAMGAESSYYQGLDPAYLAPNTKFHSVEELKLVRGFEGKNYDLIKPYVTALPEQTKVNINTAPALLLASIDSKVDVKTVEQELKHKQTELTYFNNAEDLWKLSAFSGIEEQSKNDAAALLDSKSNYFTAQIEVVLSERKRQFSSSLVRKDKQVSVYSRSLAPFE
- the gspJ gene encoding type II secretion system minor pseudopilin GspJ → MKYHARHRSSPHSGFTLVELLVAIAIFAVLSMLGWKVFDYLLKVKDRNAEHEVYLFALQDAYQQVLRDSLQIIPVTANDGRQLQAAIVLNDQHFAFSKAGVSDPLKQGLSPYERIEYRYDSTQKKVYRLKYSNLNIPNRVQPISSTLLDNVEQFKVKVLNPQELTQWPENISDPNNIAELKKLPLGLKIQLTVAGTDYEWVYSLLTPNQGAGNQ